GGCGGGATTGGAGCAGGTCGGCCTCTTGCAATTGGCCCAAATGAGTCGAGATTCGGGACTGGCCCAAATGCGAGATGTCCTGCAGTTCGTTCACGGAGAGCTCGTCTTGCTGGAGCAGGGCGATGATCCGGAGCCGGGTGGCATCGGACAGGGCGCGCAGGGATTTTAGGGTTTGGGCCATAGCAACTACGGTGTGTTCCGAAATGCTCAATCCAAGCATCCGGTGAAAATTTTATGTCCGGCTTAGTGGCGGAAGGCAGCTTACTGCCGGCTGGAATCCGGCAGCACGGGCCTCGGTTCGCAGTTCGGAAAAACCGTTTGACGAACTGAAACAAAGATATATCATCCTATCTTGATACGTCAATATGAAGCTTTTGACGTGCGTTTAACTACATGAGCAAAAAATTCATCTTCTCTTCGGAGTCCGTCGGCGAAGGCCATCCGGACAAAGTGGCCGATACTATTTCTGACGCAGTTCTCGACGCCTGTTTGGCGCAGGACAAGTTCAGCCGCGTGGCTTGCGAAACTTACGTGAAATCCAACGTCGTGGTGGTGGGCGGCGAGATCACGACGCATGCCAAGCTCGACTTCGTGAAGATCTCCCGTGATGCGATCCGCGAGATCGGTTACGTGAATGATGATGATGTGTTCCATGCCGACAAGGTGTTCGTGAACGTGTATGTGACCCAGCAGTCGGCGGACATCGCGCAAGGCGTGGATGCCCGCAAGGCGAAGGGCAAGAAGACGAACAAGCAGGGCGCTGGTGACCAGGGCCTCATGTTCGGCTACGCCTGTGATGAAACGCCGGAGCTGATGCCCGCGCCCGTGATGTTCGCGCATCGCCTGGGCCGTGAGCTCACGCGCATCCGCAAGAGCGGCAAGGCTCCGTGGCTCCGCCCGGACGCGAAGTCTCAAGTCTCCGTGGTTTACGAGAACAACAAGCCGGTGGCCATCTCGAACGTCGTGATCTCCACGCAGCACGCGGCGGACGCGGAACACGCTGAGATCGAGAAGTTCTGCATCGAGAAGATCATCAAGAACGTTCTCCCGAAGAATTTGCTCACGGCGCAGACCGAGTATTTGATCAATCCGACGGGCCGTTTCGTGATCGGTGGGCCGCAAGGCGACACCGGTTTGACGGGCCGCAAGATCATCGTGGATACCTACGGCGGTTGGGGCCGTCACGGTGGTGGCGCGTTCTCCGGCAAAGATCCGACGAAGGTGGACCGCAGCGCCGCTTACATGGGCCGCTGGGTCGCCAAGAACGTCGTGGCCGCGAAGCTCGCTTCCCGTTGCGAAGTGCAGTTCGCCTACGCCATCGGTCATCCTGACCCGGTCAGCGTGTGCGTGGATACGTTTGGCACGAACACGGTGGACGAAGCGAAGATCGAGAAGGCCATCAACAAGGTGTTCAGCTTCCAGCCTTCGGACATCATCGACCAGCTCAACCTGCGTCGCCCGATCTACAGCAAGACGACCAACTACGGTCACTTCGGCAAGGATGACAAGGATCTGACCTGGGAATCCACCAGCATTGCGGCCACTTTGAAGAAGGCGGCCAAGTAAGTTTACAGTTTTCAGTGTTCAGTTTTCAGTTGGGAAAAGCGCCCTCTGAAAACTGACACTGAAAACGATTCGCATGGCATTCCAATCCTTTGAAAAGCTTGAGGTTTGGAAACGTTCGTGTCGTTTGGCGGTAGATGTAAACAAAGCTTTGCTGGATTCGAGAAACTTTGCGCTTCGTGATCAAATGATCCGGGCTTCGATCTCGATTCCATCAAACATAGCAGAAGGACACGAACGTGATAGCAGAGCTGATTTTATCCGCTTCCTGAGGATAGCCAAAGGCTCGTCTGCGGAACTGCGAACACAGTGTTATCTGGCGCGTAAGCTGGATGTGCTGTCCAAAGATGACGCGAGAAGTTCATCAACGAATGCCGAGAATTGTCGGCAATGCTACAGGGATTGATCAAATCTTTGCAGGCTGAAAACTGAAAACTTGAAACTGAAAACTTAATTATGGCTAAAACAAAATCTAAGGCAGTAGCCGCCGCCGTGTTGGCGGAAGTGACCGCTGCGACCGCGAATCTCGCGGCTTACACTGCGCTGACCCCTTCGGGCAAAGATTACATCGTGCGTGATTTCGCGCTGGCCGAATGGGGCCGCAAGGAGATCGCGGTGGCTGAGCACGAGATGCCCGGCCTGATGTCTGTGCGCAAGAAGTACGCGAAGCAGAAGCCGCTGAAGGGCGTGCGCGTGACGGGTTCCCTGCACATGACGATCCAGACGGCGGTGCTCATCGAGACGCTGGTGGCCATCGGTGCCGACGTGCGCTGGGCTTCGTGCAACATCTTCTCCACGCAAGATCATGCAGCCTCGGCCATCGCGGCCACAGGCACGCCGGTCTTCGCCTGGAAGGGTGAGACGCTGGAAGAATATTGGGAGCTGACGCTGAAGGCGGTCTTGTTCCCTGGTGACAAAGGCCCGGAACTGGTCGTCGATGACGGCGGTGACGTGACCTTGCTCATCCACAAGGGCTACGAATTGGAAAACGGCTCCAAGTGGGCTTACGAGACGAAGGGCGACAGCCATGAAGTCTCCGTGGTGAAGGCGCTCCTGCGCCGCGTGGCGAAGGAAAAGCCGGGTATCTGGACGAAGATCGTGAAGGACTGGAAGGGCGTTTCCGAAGAGACGACCACAGGCGTGCATCGCCTCTATCAGCTCGCCGAACAAGGCAAGCTGCTGGTGCCGGCCATCAACGTGAACGACTCCGTCACGAAGTCCAAGTTCGACAATCTCTACGGCTGCCGCGAATCGCTGGCGGACGGCATCAAGCGCGCGACGGACGTGATGCTCGCGGGCAAAGTTGCTGTCGTTTGCGGTTACGGTGACGTGGGCAAAGGCTGCGCACACTCGTTGCGCGCTTATGGTTCCCGCGTGGTTGTCACGGAGATCGATCCGATCAATGCCTTGCAGGCGGCGATGGAAGGTTTCGAAGTCAATACGGTGGAGAGCACGCTCGGCGTGGGTGACATCTATGTGACCACGACGGGTAACTGCGACATCATCACGGTGGATCACCTCCTCGCGATGAAGGACCAGGCGATCGTCTGTAACATCGGTCACTTCGACAACGAGATCCAAGTGGACGCGTTGAAGAAGGTGAAAGGTGTGAAGATCGAGAACATCAAGCCGCAGTATGACCGCTATCATCTGCCGGGCAACAAGAGCATCTACATGCTGGCCGAAGGCCGCCTGGTGAACCTCGGCTGCGCCACGGGCCATCCGAGCTTCGTGATGTCGAACTCGTTCACGAACCAGACGCTCGCGCAGATCGACCTCTGGGCGAACAAGGACAAGTATGCCAAGACGGTCTACCGTCTGCCCAAGAAGCTGGACGAAGAAGTGGCCCGCCTGCACCTCGAGAAGATCGGCGTGAAGCTGACGAAGCTGACCAAGGCGCAGGCCGAATACCTCGGCGTGCCGGCTGATGGTCCGTACAAGCCTGAGCATTACCGCTACTAAGTCGTAGCCGCCGACGTAAGGAGGCGGAACTGACTAAAATATCAAAGGCGAACGGGAAACCGTTCGCCTTTTTGTTTTATGCTTTAGCAGCATCGGAGATATCCCAAAGCAGCAATGGAGGCCCATCCATAGGACGTCCAGCGATGGCAACGGTTTTTCCATCCGGGAGGAAGACTGCTCCATCCAAGCATTCGTAATTTGGGTTCATCCAGATCAGTTCTTGTGATTTTTTCCAATCCCAAAGCACAGCCGATCCGGGCCAACTCCTTAGCACAACCAACCATTGGCCGTCTGGAGAAAAGGCGACAACATCAGGTCTGACATCCTCGTGGTCATCTGGCCCGACACTGACTCTGAAACGGGAGCCTTTGACGACATCCAGGCGCTTGAGCAGTTTTCGGCTGGATACGTCCCAGATGGAGACATCCCGGCGCGTGTGTTCTTCAGGGGTGGCTATTGCCAGCAATTTACCATCGGGTGAAAAAGCGATGCTCCTGCCTGGTTCATCCAAGGAACCGGTCTTTTTCCCGGATTTATAATCCCAAAACTGAATCCCTTTTTTGCCGCAAGACGCCAGCATGGTGCCAGTGGGTGAAAAACGTATGCAGGTGAGGTAATCACCTTTGGTCCCAGGAAATTTCCAAATCTGTTTTCCCTGCTGCACATCCCATACAAAGGTGTTACCATTGACATCCTTGGAAGCGATGACGGAGCCATCAGGTGAAGCATCCAAGCTGGATGTCTGATTGGCTTTGACATCCCATTTCAGTTTTTTGGTGCTGACATCCCAACAGCGGATGCCTGATTTTTCGTCATCACCCAAGTCTATCCATCCTGCATAGATGCTTTTGGCATCTGGGGACACAGCTAAACTGTTGAGACTGACCTGATCCCGGATCGGAAAATTCAGGACTTCTTTAAAGCCCGGCAGTTGGAACCCGAACACATAAGGATTTCCGCTGCTGGATGAGATGAGACAAGCCAGTAATTGGCCGGCTCGCGAAAGAACTACCGCTTGGGCCTCATAGGCTTTGCGCGATCCAATGCCTTTGAATTTGCCTGCCGTCTCGGTGGGGAATGCTTTGGCAAACTCTTTATAAACCTTGGCGGGGTTCAGTTCTTGGGCACATCTCAGGAGCAAGCCAGTTTCCTGATCACCCATGGTGACTAGCAAAGTTATTTTCTGGCGCTTGGCACCGCGTCCGAAAAAACCTTCTTCATCGAGGGCTTTCAGTGATTCGATGAAAAGAGAGATTCGCGACTCAAACTCTTTTTCAGCATCGTCTTCATCTAAATCGTGGAAATCAGGAAGGACATCCAACATTTTCTGTGCTTCTTCGAAAGCGTCATCACCTGCGCATACATAGGCCCAGTCTGCGGGATTCCATCTTAAGCTGTCTGCCCGCCGCTGAAGACCTTTTTTCTTATCTTTTTCATACGCTTTCGCGCGTCGAATCAAACCCTCTTCAGTATTGGCGCTGGCCGTGATGAGTGTGGTGTCGTTATTCGTCGCCAGGGTGAACGCATAAAACTCCTCTTCAGGATGATCTGAGAGAAGTTTTGTGAAGGTAGTGCGGGCGGCGTCGGTTATCGCAGTGCGCAATTTTTTAAAAGCCGATTTTGTCATGGGAGTGGTTTTAAGAAAATCGAAGATACTATCTACATCAACGAAATTCATCTGCTGGGCAATGGAGGCGCGCGATATGGGAAGTGTAAGTGGTCAGTCCGGCGCCGATCTTTGCAGGGTAATCTGCGGCTGATTTATCCGCTTTTTTATTGCGTGACCAGCCATCCTGTGTCGTCATGGTTGCAAGATACGATTAGCGGTAAGAGGCGAGTAATATCACGCTAATAATTCGCTTCTCCAGGCAAATCGTATGGGCTTTCAGCCTGCTATGATGGATGTTCAATATCTTAAGCATGAGCTGGCACGTTGGATGGCCAACGACAGCTCAGCTTTAAATCTTCTAGAAGGGGGCGCACTGGACGGGGTATGGTGTTGGGATTTGGAAGTTCCTGGACGCAAATGGTTTAGCTCCCATTTTTGGCGTTGCATAGGGGTTGAAGCAGCAGATGGTCTATCGATTTCAAATTGGGAGGATTGGGTCCAGCCTGACGAGCGGGAGGCAGTGTTGAATGCTCTGATGCAGGCGACGAACGATACGGGATTCAATTTAGATCGCATCATACGTTACCGCCATGCCAATGGTTCTACAGTCTGGAAGCATAGTCGTGGGGTGGTGATCCGAAATGAGAACGGTAAAGCGATTCGTTTGATGGGGGTAGACCGTGATCTGACGCCGCTGATGAATCTGCAGGCAGAGTATGCAGATCGGGTTGCGGTGCTGGAGACAGCCAACAGGCAACTGGAAAAGGAGCAGGAGCGGTTTCGAAGTCTGGTTGAGTCGGCCCCTGATGCGGTCGTCATCACGGACAAGCATGGGAAGATCATTCTAGTGAATGCGCAGACGGAAAAGCTCTTCGGCTACGTTCGGAAAGAGTTGATTGGTCTGCCCGTGGAGACGCTTATCCCGCAGCGTTATCGTGGTCATCATCCAGATTACCGGCACAAGTATCACGAGGCACCACATGCGCGGCCGATGGGTAGCGGTAAGGAGTTGTTCGGACTAAAAAAGAGTGGGGAAGAATTTCCGGTTGAGATCAGCTTGAACGTGATGGAAACGGACGAGGGAAGACTCGTCTCGGCAGCCATCCGTGATGTGACTGCACAGAAGGCAGCCGCTGAGGAGATCAAGAACGCCAATGCCCGGCTGACTCATCAGGCGGACGCGTTGGAGAAAAGTAATCTGGAGTTGCAACACTTTGCCTATGTCGTGTCACACGATCTTCAGACACCTTTACGCAGCATCAGCGGTTTTGTGCAGCTCTTGCAGCAGGAGTATGGTGACAAGCTGGATGAGCAGGCGGTGGAATGGATCCGCCGGACGGTGTTGGGCACACAGCGCATGCAGACGCTCATCCGTGATATCATGGCGTATTCACGCGTAGAGACCCGGGTGCATCGTTTTACCCGGTTGAGTCTGAATGAGGTGTTTGCTGAGGCGGTGGATGTGCTGGCGGATTCTATCCGGGAGTCGAACGCCAGGGTGAATCGGGAAGAACTGCCGGAAGTCCTGGCAGACCGCCCACAGATGGTCCAACTCCTGCAAAATCTCATCGGCAATGCCATCAAGTACAAGGGGGAGGTGCAGCCGCAGGTCACTGTTTCCGGAGCCGATCAGGGGATAGAGTGGCAAGTGACCGTGAAAGACAACGGCATTGGTATCGCTTCGGAACATTTTCAGCGGATATTTGATGTGTTTCAGCGGCTGCACACTCAGAAGGCGATTCCCGGCACGGGCATCGGGCTTTCGATTTGCCGGCGTGTTGTGCTGCGCCATGGTGGCAGGATCTGGGTTGAATCTGAGCCCGGCAAGGGGAGCAGTTTTCATTTTACCATCCCGAAATCCGAAGGGGAAAATTTATGAGTGATGAACTGAAAAACGCGCGTCTGGCGGAGATTCTGCTGGTGGAAGACAATGAAGACGATGTGTTGCTTACGCGCGAGGGATTGAAACGCTCGAAAGTCGCGGTACACCTCCATCATGTGGAGAACGGTGTCGAGTGCATGGCCTACTTGCGCAAACAGGGCAAATATGTCAATGCCGCCACGCCGGATGTGATCTTGCTGGATCTGAACATGCCGGTGATGAACGGATATGAGGTGCTGGAGCAGATTGCGAATGATCCGAAACTGAACCACCTGCCAGTAGTCATTCTGACGACATCAGCAGATGAGCAGGACATCCTGAAGATGTATAAGCTGCGATGCAGCTCCTACATCGTGAAACCTGTGGATTTTATCCAGTTCCAGCGGGTCATCAACGAGTTCACGAATTACTGGTTCTCCGTCGTGGTGCTGCCGAAGAAGAAAGCGCTGTGAATTCGGTGCTGGAGTGAGTGATTCATTCAGCTGCGACAGCCACGCTCAGCCCTTTTCGATGCAGGCGTAGGCGTTGTGGTTGTGGATGCTCTCGTAGTTCTCGGCTTCCACTTTATACCACGTGATGTCTTTGTTTCCGTTCAGCTTGGTCACGACATTGCGCACGAGGTCTTCTACGAAGACAGGGTTTTCGTAGGCGCGTTCGGTGACGGCTTTTTCATCCTGACGCTTGAGCAAGGAGTAGAGCTCGCTGCTCGCGGAGCTTTCGACGAGAGCGATGACGTCTTCGATCCAGATGATTTTATCACTCTTGATCTGTACGGTCACCGTGCCGCGTTGGTTGTGTGCACCGTATTTGGAAATCGCCTTGGAGCAGGGGCAGAGGGTGGTCACGGGAATCATGACAGTGAGCACCAGGACGACATCTTTTCCACACGCAGCGGCGTCAAAGCGGGCGGTGTAATCCATCACGCTGGGCAAGCCAGAGACGGGCGCTTTTTTCGTGAGGAAGAAAGGAAACTCCATCTCCAGATGCGCGGTCTGCGCGTGGAGCTTAGCCTGCATGGCCTTCAAGATGTCCGTGATGTTCTCCACGTGGACGATGTTGCCGTGTGCGTTCAGCACCTCGACAAAGCGGCTCATGTGGGTGCCCTTGAACTCTTTCGGCAGATCCACATACATGCCGATGGTGGCAATGGTGTTCTGGGTGCTGTGCGCCTTGTCTCGGATGATGATGGGAAAGCGCAGCCCACGAACGCCTACCTTGTCGATACGCAGTTCACGGTGGTCGGGTTCGTTCTGTTTGTCGTGTAGTTGATGCTTTTGCATCGTCAAAGTCTCGCTCATGTTGCCGTTGCTTCGTATCGGGAACCTATCAGTCGGCGGGCATTTTGCAAAAAGTTTATAAATCGGGGATGTTTTCATGTTTATGATGATGAGTGAGAGCCTTGGAGAGACGTTTAAAAGGGCAGCAACGAGGATGACCACGAGAGTGAGGCTGATTAAGAACGGCAATTTGTAAGTTGATTTTGGGACGAATGTGGCTTCTGTTGGCGGTGGAAACCGTGGGGATTAATTGAATGCAAACGAACGCAGAGATCAAACAGCGGATCAAAAAGGTGATGGTGGAAAACCTGATGCTTCAGGTGACGGCAGAGGAGATCGGGGATGACCAACCGCTCTTTGGTCCGGACAGCCTCGGCCTGGATTCCGTGGATGCGCTGCAACTGGTGGTCGCGCTGGACAAGAATTTCGGTCTCAAGATCCCGGATCAGGCGGCGGCGAAGCAGATTTTGACGAGTGTGAGTGCGATGGCGGATGCGGTGGAAAAACATCTGGCGGCGAAGGGCTGATTCGGTTTAAGTCATGGCCAGCCCATGAACGCCCATACAGATTCCACTAGCTCGCGCCGCGATTTCATCAAATCCACAGCTTTGGTAGTCACTGCTGCTGCAGTAGCGACGCCTTCGCTCGTTTCCGCTCAACAAACGAAAACGACGAAGGTGAAGCTGGGCTTCGATAATTTCTCCATCCGTAATTCCAACTGGAAAGCGGGCCAAGTCCTCGATTACGCAGCGGCGCAGAAGGTGGATGTCGTTCTCTTCTCGGACCTCGACGTTTACGAGAATCATACGGAGGCGTATCTCAAGGATTTGAAGAAGAAGGCGGATGACTTGGGCATCGAAATCCAAGGCGGCACGGGAAGCATTTGTCCCACGTCCAATTCTTATGGTCAGGTGAAGAAGTGGGGCACGGCAGAGGAACATCTCAAACTGACGATCAAGATTGCGAAGACTCTGGGCTCGAAGGTGGCGCGGTGTTATCTCGGGAATGCGCGTGACCGGGCTTCCGAAGGCGGCATTGAGGCGCGCATGAAAGACACCGTGGCTACGTGCAAGGCGGTGAAGAGCTATGCGCAGGATAATGGCATCAAGATCGCGATCGAGAATCACGCGGGCGACATGCAGGCGTGGGAGTTGCAGGCGTTGATCGAAGAGGCGGGCAAGGATTACGTGGGTGCGACGATTGATCCGGGCAATGCGACGTGGACGCTGGAAGATCCGCATGTGAACCTGGAAATCCTCGCGCCGTACGCGGCGTGTGCAGGCATCCGCGATTCCATCGTGTGGGAGACGCCGAACGGGGCTAATGCAAAATGGGCGGCGGTGGGTGAAGGCGTGGTGGACATGAAAGCGTATCTGAAGCGCTGGGTGGAATTGTGCCCGAATGTACCAGTGACGCTGGAGATCATCTCGGAATACGCGAAGCAGCATGATTATCTGAAGGCGGATTTCTGGAAGGTGTTTCCGAAGGTGCGTCCGTATGAGTTCGCACGGTTCACCGCGCTGGCGCGGAAGGGCAAGCCGGCGGAATCGTTCAAGGGTTCCGGCCAGGCACAGGCTGATTACCAGAAGGCGGAACTGGAGCGGAGCATCAAGTATTGCAAGACGGAGCTGGGGCTGGGACTGAAGGCGTAAATACGATTTTGGATTTACGATTTACGAGTCAGAGTGTTTGAGGCTGCGGTCTTGGCTTCTTGATTGGTCTGAAACTTGTTTATGAGTCAGCAGGTTTTTACGCATACGCATCGGGTGACGTACTCGGATTGTACGGTGAGGAATCATGTGTATTATGGACGGTTCTTGGATTTATTGGAGGAGGCGCGCGGGGAGTTCTTTCGTTCGTTGGGGATCACGTTTCTGCAACTGGAAGAGCAGGGCGTCATTTTTCCGGTGCTGGATGTGCAGTTGAAGTATCGCGCGGCGGCAAGATATGACGATGTGCTGAAGATTGAGTTGTGGGTCGCAGAGATACGTTCGGTGAAGGTGATGTTTGCGTATCGAGTGCTGAATGCGGAGGGTAAGCTGCTGGTGGAGGGGACGACAATCCATGCTTGCACGAGCACGGAGGATAAGCCGATGCGGATACCGGAGGAACTGGCGGGGAAGCTGGAAGGATTTCTAAAGAAGGAATAGGGAAACATCGAACATCGAACGCCCAACATCGAGAGTGGAGAAAGTTAGTGGCGGAGGTGTCCGCCAAAGGTAGGGACTGCCGGCTGGAATCCGGCAGCACATTAGGGAGAGGCTTATGGCGAATAAAACTGAATGGCCGAAGTTACCGAAGTTGCCCAAGGACGTTTTATCCCGATTGGCGAAATGTCTGGCGTTGGTGCCGGATCGGAAGTTGAAGGCCGTTGATGCGCCATGTGTGATGGGCGGGAAGGCGCCTTTACCAGTGGGGATGGATTGGCCGTCGCGAGATGGAGAGTTGTTAACCTATGTTGGTCGCATCAATACCACAGTAGCGCACAGTCTGCTGGATGAAGTGCCTGATGTGGGGTGGCTGCTTTTCTTTCATGAGCCGGAGGATGATCGGTTGCAGACTATTGTGGTGGCGAAATCATTGGGCGAGCTCAAAGGACCGCCCAAGGGTAGCAAATATCTGACGGTGGATATGCGGTGTGGGCCGGATGATGGAAAGGTGTCGGAATCGGTAGCATGTCATTTGGTTCCAGCGTGGTCGTATGCTTATGATCCAAGCGCAGATTGGGATGAGGAAGTAAAAGATGCGATGGATGAATTGATGCCGGAGAAAGCCATAGGGCAATTGTTAGGTCACGCGTATTTTGAAGAGGAGTCTTCCTGCCGACGTGCTTTTGGAGTGGCGAAATACCATGCGTCTGGAAGATCCGATGTGTCGCTTACCGAAGAAAAATTGTTGGAGAAGCGCAAGCAGGTCCAAGAAATTCCACCACCTACTGCTCACACGTTTGCGTGTCCTAAGCTGGGTAACCGTTTGAAATCCTTGGTGGATGAGCTCATGGTTTTGGAGGCGGACTGGAAGCAACGGGCCAAAAAGGAAGGTAAGAGCTGGTCGGGCAAGCTGAGCACGGCGTGCAAGGTGCTGGCGGAATATCAGGCTGAAACCATCAAAAAGATGGCGCAAGGAGCGGCGCTGGAGCTGGGACCGATGATTGAAGCTTTTAAGACATGGGACACGGCTTTCTACGTCATGGAAAATGCGCAGGATGAGAAGCGTCTCAATTATCTTTTCGAATGGTCCAAGGAGTTGAGAGCGAAGCAGGCACAGGTGGGGAATCTTGCTGATGAGAATGAAGAGGAACGGCTGAAGAAGGAGGAGCGAGACGAAGCCCGGAAAATGAAGGAGAAGAATGGTGGCTATTTCAATCAGGAGTATGAAGATTGGTTGGAGCACACGCGCAGCAGGTTGTCCGTGCCCATTTCCAATCGATTGTTCGAGGCCAGCCAACGTGGTAAGAACGTTTTAGAGACTGTGGAGTGGTCGATGAAAGAGCTGGAGAGGATTGGGGACCGGCTCGGAGGCTCCGAGGTGTCACTAGTGCTGGTGAATGTGATGAATTTGTTGAACTATCACACCTCTCAAACACAAAGTGCCAAGGGTGGTATGTCGGCAAAAGAGATAGACGCAGCTCTGGCGGGGATGAGGGAAAAGCGCACGGTGATCAAGGGCGAGCCCGTCAATGTAAGCAAGAAGTGGAGGTTGTTGCTGTCGTTCAATTCTGAGCTGGATTATTGCTGGAGCGATTCGGGATCACTCCGGTATTTCATTGAGGAGGCGAAGTTGGCGAAAGAAGAGTTCGACCGGGTGGTGAGCGATATTGAATCAGGATAGTTTGGTGGCTGGAGAAGCTGGAAATCCGTCGAACGAGGCGTGCAAATAGAGAAGAGAGGGAGGATAATACCTTGGGGAATTTTTTTTTCTGATTTTTCTGCGTATGACAGCGGATGTCATACGTGGGTTGGTAGGATGCAGGGGAGTTAAAGTAGAAGTGGATGCAGGAAGATTGATGGAGATGGATTGGACTGCCGACTGCGCAGGCGGGGCCAAACTCAATTACCAGGGGATGTAATGAACGCGAGACCAGGGATGAAAATTCCGGTAGCACATTGGTGTGACAGGGTGGCGCACATCAGGTGTGACACGCTTTGGGTAAGTGGGACATTTTGTCTCACTTTTCGAGAAGATGAAATCAGTTTCCGGAGGTTTTATTTGTTTAACATGTTTGTTTTCAGGTGTTTAGGGATTTATTTCAAAGGCTGGCACCCCGTCTGCTTATAAAATTACAGATTTCTTAACTGAAAGGTATTATGGCAAAAGTATTAGGTATCGACTTGGGCACGACGAACTCCTGTATGTCCGTGATGGAGGGTGGTGAGCCGGTCGTTCTGGAAAACTCTGAGGGTAAACGCACGACGCCTTCCGTGGTGGCGTTTGCGAAGAACGGGGAGCGTCTGGTGGGTGATGCGGCGAAGCGTCAGGCCGTGACGAATCCTCGTAACACGATCTACTCCGTGAAGCGTTTCATGGGCCGCAAGTTCAATGAGGTCCAAGAAGA
This genomic window from Verrucomicrobiia bacterium contains:
- a CDS encoding DUF4303 domain-containing protein translates to MNFVDVDSIFDFLKTTPMTKSAFKKLRTAITDAARTTFTKLLSDHPEEEFYAFTLATNNDTTLITASANTEEGLIRRAKAYEKDKKKGLQRRADSLRWNPADWAYVCAGDDAFEEAQKMLDVLPDFHDLDEDDAEKEFESRISLFIESLKALDEEGFFGRGAKRQKITLLVTMGDQETGLLLRCAQELNPAKVYKEFAKAFPTETAGKFKGIGSRKAYEAQAVVLSRAGQLLACLISSSSGNPYVFGFQLPGFKEVLNFPIRDQVSLNSLAVSPDAKSIYAGWIDLGDDEKSGIRCWDVSTKKLKWDVKANQTSSLDASPDGSVIASKDVNGNTFVWDVQQGKQIWKFPGTKGDYLTCIRFSPTGTMLASCGKKGIQFWDYKSGKKTGSLDEPGRSIAFSPDGKLLAIATPEEHTRRDVSIWDVSSRKLLKRLDVVKGSRFRVSVGPDDHEDVRPDVVAFSPDGQWLVVLRSWPGSAVLWDWKKSQELIWMNPNYECLDGAVFLPDGKTVAIAGRPMDGPPLLLWDISDAAKA
- a CDS encoding phosphopantetheine-binding protein, translating into MQTNAEIKQRIKKVMVENLMLQVTAEEIGDDQPLFGPDSLGLDSVDALQLVVALDKNFGLKIPDQAAAKQILTSVSAMADAVEKHLAAKG
- the folE2 gene encoding GTP cyclohydrolase FolE2, giving the protein MSETLTMQKHQLHDKQNEPDHRELRIDKVGVRGLRFPIIIRDKAHSTQNTIATIGMYVDLPKEFKGTHMSRFVEVLNAHGNIVHVENITDILKAMQAKLHAQTAHLEMEFPFFLTKKAPVSGLPSVMDYTARFDAAACGKDVVLVLTVMIPVTTLCPCSKAISKYGAHNQRGTVTVQIKSDKIIWIEDVIALVESSASSELYSLLKRQDEKAVTERAYENPVFVEDLVRNVVTKLNGNKDITWYKVEAENYESIHNHNAYACIEKG
- a CDS encoding four helix bundle protein; translated protein: MAFQSFEKLEVWKRSCRLAVDVNKALLDSRNFALRDQMIRASISIPSNIAEGHERDSRADFIRFLRIAKGSSAELRTQCYLARKLDVLSKDDARSSSTNAENCRQCYRD
- the ahcY gene encoding adenosylhomocysteinase, with the protein product MAKTKSKAVAAAVLAEVTAATANLAAYTALTPSGKDYIVRDFALAEWGRKEIAVAEHEMPGLMSVRKKYAKQKPLKGVRVTGSLHMTIQTAVLIETLVAIGADVRWASCNIFSTQDHAASAIAATGTPVFAWKGETLEEYWELTLKAVLFPGDKGPELVVDDGGDVTLLIHKGYELENGSKWAYETKGDSHEVSVVKALLRRVAKEKPGIWTKIVKDWKGVSEETTTGVHRLYQLAEQGKLLVPAINVNDSVTKSKFDNLYGCRESLADGIKRATDVMLAGKVAVVCGYGDVGKGCAHSLRAYGSRVVVTEIDPINALQAAMEGFEVNTVESTLGVGDIYVTTTGNCDIITVDHLLAMKDQAIVCNIGHFDNEIQVDALKKVKGVKIENIKPQYDRYHLPGNKSIYMLAEGRLVNLGCATGHPSFVMSNSFTNQTLAQIDLWANKDKYAKTVYRLPKKLDEEVARLHLEKIGVKLTKLTKAQAEYLGVPADGPYKPEHYRY
- a CDS encoding PAS domain S-box protein, whose protein sequence is MANDSSALNLLEGGALDGVWCWDLEVPGRKWFSSHFWRCIGVEAADGLSISNWEDWVQPDEREAVLNALMQATNDTGFNLDRIIRYRHANGSTVWKHSRGVVIRNENGKAIRLMGVDRDLTPLMNLQAEYADRVAVLETANRQLEKEQERFRSLVESAPDAVVITDKHGKIILVNAQTEKLFGYVRKELIGLPVETLIPQRYRGHHPDYRHKYHEAPHARPMGSGKELFGLKKSGEEFPVEISLNVMETDEGRLVSAAIRDVTAQKAAAEEIKNANARLTHQADALEKSNLELQHFAYVVSHDLQTPLRSISGFVQLLQQEYGDKLDEQAVEWIRRTVLGTQRMQTLIRDIMAYSRVETRVHRFTRLSLNEVFAEAVDVLADSIRESNARVNREELPEVLADRPQMVQLLQNLIGNAIKYKGEVQPQVTVSGADQGIEWQVTVKDNGIGIASEHFQRIFDVFQRLHTQKAIPGTGIGLSICRRVVLRHGGRIWVESEPGKGSSFHFTIPKSEGENL
- the metK gene encoding methionine adenosyltransferase, whose translation is MSKKFIFSSESVGEGHPDKVADTISDAVLDACLAQDKFSRVACETYVKSNVVVVGGEITTHAKLDFVKISRDAIREIGYVNDDDVFHADKVFVNVYVTQQSADIAQGVDARKAKGKKTNKQGAGDQGLMFGYACDETPELMPAPVMFAHRLGRELTRIRKSGKAPWLRPDAKSQVSVVYENNKPVAISNVVISTQHAADAEHAEIEKFCIEKIIKNVLPKNLLTAQTEYLINPTGRFVIGGPQGDTGLTGRKIIVDTYGGWGRHGGGAFSGKDPTKVDRSAAYMGRWVAKNVVAAKLASRCEVQFAYAIGHPDPVSVCVDTFGTNTVDEAKIEKAINKVFSFQPSDIIDQLNLRRPIYSKTTNYGHFGKDDKDLTWESTSIAATLKKAAK
- a CDS encoding response regulator, with the translated sequence MSDELKNARLAEILLVEDNEDDVLLTREGLKRSKVAVHLHHVENGVECMAYLRKQGKYVNAATPDVILLDLNMPVMNGYEVLEQIANDPKLNHLPVVILTTSADEQDILKMYKLRCSSYIVKPVDFIQFQRVINEFTNYWFSVVVLPKKKAL